The DNA sequence GCATGctttatccctatagagagatgatggattcggacccatcacacaccaggatcgccgtcaacactggcctgcgtccactatccccatcccaaaacgacatatacgtgttttggaaggttttgctgatgttgggtatctctctgacccatacaaaggtcattcccaaactggttaagtgttcaccatgggaaaagaccgtgatatcttggaggtctacagaacagaccctagtcgctatatcttcgaacaatgcagagattattactcttcacgaagtggttcgtgaatgtatatggattggatcaataattacgcatgttcgaacaattgtggtttgaagtctaccacagatgaccctacgagcatttaggataatgctacttgttttaaacaaatgaaccaaggctacatcaaaagcgacaacacaaagcataatcagcaactacagactctcctcaagatcaaagtgaactatgTTCGATCTGaagacagtgtggcagactttctcactaagtcattgcttaaattccactttcgagaaatatgttggtagcatcatttgaggaagttatctgaactcccatgaccgtagtcatcagggggagatgtctacatgtatggtcttgaaatgtgaagggtgtgttgtgctcttttttcccttcgaccgagcttatttttatcccactgggtttttgttactcgcaaggtttttaacgaggcaatgagagaagcactgcgtttgggcaacacaaggaggagtgttcaaggaaatctCTAttctgtgtttggcccaaactctaggtaacttgacctagttgtaatatggttacattagaaggatctagattcatattcaatgtatgattactttccttgtatgatttggattctatgcattgtaattctctatataaagaagcccctattatcaatgagaatacacataaaattcctctcaattactgtttccctaaaacatcatcataattatactcatattatattttagtcaagaatagtgaaaatagcacccccatatagcacctcattgttggagatgagaattgagtcatatatgaatagtgcaacagGGAGGGtactaaaatgagaatagcacccccaaatagagtcaatggttggagttgccctaaatTGAGGAGCCTatgaatttacttcaatttcataaaatcttgaACCTCCATATGATCTAAGGGTCATAACAATTGTCACCTCATTAAATcatcaatttttgaaattttaatataaaattattaaCTTTCCAGGCCTTTTGCTAAAGTGAAATCCTTGGTTTGCAGTGACACAAACTTTGCATTGACAACCTCAATCGTGTTTATAATTATGAATTCATAATTGTGCATATCCTTAAGGCTTGCACATAAATAATatcgtagagatttttcttcaaCCATGGATGAGATTTTCCTGAGGAACTCATACTTGAAGTCCTAATCAGacaacccatcaaaacattggTCAAATGTTCCTCAGTCGGTAAGCCATGGAGGTCCATGATTAAAGACTCAAGCTTTATTCGCACTTACCTCACCCACACACTTAAACTTAATATCCAGAATTCCACTCACCTCCTACAACTCCACTATGTGTTTAGTGATGATGCTTGCTGGCTATTAGGAGAAATTCCCATCCAAGGGTTTAAAGAGGACCATCCATGGAAGCACAAAGAAAGAGCAAATGCATTGTTGCAGCACAACACAGAGAAGGAATTGAAGCATAAGATCACGTCaaatctctttttttcttttttctttttgtggagTTAACATTAAGTTAAAGTTGTTTAAaatcaaattccaaaaattGATAATAGAGTGAGGTGTTAACTATTTGGACAATTAGATCATGTGGAGGTtcaagattttatgaaattgaaggaaATTCAgactcctcactttagaggagccggatccatATAACATGAATAATACAGAGCTATACAAAATTGTGTTATTGCTACAACTTTATGTTAATGTTTTTATGTCTTATTCTTATGGAAAGTAGTCTTTGACATGTATTTAAGAGCTGAGATGTTAGAGAAAACCAATACTAAGAAAGGTTATGATTGAGGTTCAAAATGTTCAATCGATATAAGAATTTTAGAttataaaaacagaaaacactATTAACATTCACAACATCGAAGTGATTGTAATATTTGTGAAGTGAATTTATCAACTGTTGTGATCTTTAgctgttttaacttttaaacAAACTAAAAATTCATGAGAGAGTATTTAGGTGGCCCCTACTTCTCCAAATCTCAATATCATGTGTGCATTGATTAGAATATTGTTTGAACTGTTTGAACTGGTTACGGGAAAatagaggaagatcaaaaatgGGATTAATTAATGTCTTTTATGATACGGAGGGTTATTAGCAACCTGGCCTTTTAATCCAATATTGAGATAGTACTGACGAGACGATCGTAGTTCTCTAGCAAGGTCACACTAGCTCCTAAACCATTAATGTACGTAGTTTAAGACTTTGTATATAAATAGTGAAACAAGGTTGTCATTACATTTTATTAGTTATTGTTTAATTAACCTGCCTATACATCcctataaaacaaaaaaaacaaaaaaaaaacaaaaatgtcttgaaataaagaaaaacaacAGGATTTCCAGTGCAGAACTGCAGATCGACTCCTACCTGCGAACTGCTCATCTATACAGTCATGAACTTCGTGGATGAATCCATAGCCAATTGAACTACTGGTCTCAACTCATCCCAGCAGCTTCCGTCTGTAAAGAAATTATCGGTTTCGCTTTGATCTAAAGAGAGCTCATTTCTCATGAAGGATGAACTATTATAAGATGTTGCGAATGAATGAACCTCATGATGATGTTCATCAGCTAGAGGGCCCAACTGCCTTCCACTAAACCAGTGATAATTTGTTTCACCACGATGGACTTGTTCCACAACTGGCTTTCTTTCATTAATGTGTTGAATGACAACCGAGTCTTCGAGGCTCGAATATGGATCATGAGTACTGCAGTTCTCAGACTCCAAGCTGCATGTTTTAGAATTTGAATCAGTTGTATTAGGATTCTGCTTAGTTGATGTGGCTTCTTCCTTCCAATTTGGTGTATATTTCTTGTAAGATGGGATTCTTTTGAATATTCTGCACAGTGTCCATACTTCCTGCAACACCAATTCAAGTAAAGCAAAGCAGTAATTAGATTTATAAAGTTTAATCATGCGTGACACCttgtaaaatataaaaaaataagagaGTCCAACAACAGCGACGCTTTGGCCGAGTGGTTAAGGCGTGTGCCTGCTAAGTACATGGGGTCTCCCCGCGAGAGTTCGAATCTCTCAGGCGtcgtaatttttttatttttttatttttttttcaaaaatatctcCTACAACCGGACCAATGTAAATGCAGCACATTATGTCTAGCTAATAGCTATCATTTCATGTGAAGACTCGACTTGATTCCATTTATCGTCAACATTCATCTTCAAATGACCTACATAAATGCATGATTGTCACATATTTCAGTCTAGCTAACTATCATTTAACttgccttttcaaaaaaaagaaaaagactcgAGTCGACTCCATTCATTGGTCATGCACATTATGTCTAGCTAATAGCTATCATTTCATGTGAAGACTTGACTGAGTTGATTCCATTTATCGCCAACATTCATCTACAAATGACCTACATAAATGCATGATTGTCACATATTTCAGTCTAGCTAACTATCATTTAACttgccttttcaaaaaaaaaaaaaaaatctatcatGTAATTGCAACTCATGTGAAGACTCGAGTCGACTCCATTTTTTGTTCACATTGAGTTTTTAAATGACCAACATAAATACATGTGACATTTTAAGCTAATTATCGTTTAACCAAAAACTCAACTCGACTATATTTATCATTTATATTTAGTCTTCAAAGTGTAATAGTCATTTtctcaataaaattttgattgttctatatatatgcaaaaagaatggattttttttttggtatttgcTCGATATAAGAGAATctcttaataattttttattcaaaagTTAAAATCTCTATAATTTTTCTATCGTAATTCCAACAGCTTCCTTGTATACATTATCGTAAATTAATATATGatattatttttgaaatttaaaccCTTAATCAAATAATTCATGATGCAAATGCATAaatttgaagagagagaaagattaAGTATTAGATTATAGGGAAACTAGTGATTGCTATAAATAtagatatttttattttctctctcctcaaagaCAAGTACTGAATCTTCTAGAGTAATACCAAATTAATGAGAATTCACGCTATTTATATTTGATGTCTAATGATCATGAGTGGGCTTATTTCTATGTATCATTGTGAGTACTAGCACACATTTCTGTTTGTTTATAGATGACAGTGGAATGATATGTAATAGTCATTCTGGCTTCAACCACCCAATTTgagtttgattcaaaaaaaaaaaaaaaaaaagagagagggaggtagGCTTATTTGGAAGATGTTGGAGTAAAAATATGCTCATCATTTTTTTCCTAaactacataaaaatataaataatagagAAATCCGAAGTGTAGTATCTCaatttttgttgtttgaaattTGGGTATAATATGGCATTATGTTCTTAATTACAGGTTAAGTGTTGGAGCTATCAAAGATGTGCCGCTTAATACACTTGCTTTCTGGATCAAGGTGCGTGGACTATCGCCGGATTTTCATACGGATCGCTATCTTAGGAGGATAGGGAGTGCCATAGGTCGGTTTGTGCAGAAGGACACCACAAAGTTTGCTGCAGGACAAATCCGGATTCGGGTTGAGATGGACCTGCTGCAGCCTATCATCTTTCAGCGTAGATTCACGGTAGATGATGGTATTGTGGTGGATTTGGAATTCTTCTTCGAAAATTTGTATGGGCGGTGCAAGGATTGTGGACTTGTCACTCATGTTGGCTTACCGTGTTCGGAAACTCCTTTGCAGGCAGAGCTGCAAACTGATACTCCTTTAGCACGTCAAAATCTGGAGCGGGATTTGAACCAAGTCGGAGTGATACAGCCGGCTGGGCCAATGTTGGTTTTTGGGGCACAGAATTCCCCCCAGGTTGGGTTAGAGAGGTTTATGCCGACTGTTAAACCTAAAGTGAGGAAAGAAATACTTTGGAGGCCTTCTGTTGGCAGTGGAGATGGTAGCTCTGGGGTGCAGACAGACTCAAATGAGGTGGAGCTTGCTGGTGGTAGTGAACCTAAGTCTGATGGCTCAGGTAAGGAGACATTTGGAGCAAGCAGTTCGACAGATCATGCACCGAATCCTGCAATGCATTCTCCTGGTCGTGGACTGCGTCGTAAGCGTGTGGATGAGGATGGGATTTCTCCAAAGAAAATGAGATTGAGCTTGGCAGTTGGAAGAACTAATCTGGATGCTTTGACCATGGGTTTGTGCAATGTGAAGCCGGCTGAGAAGGTATACAAGAAGAGAGGTAGGTCGAAAGGTACAAAAAACAACACAAAGGAGTTCAAGGTAGTTCAAGCTTCTCCTATGAAAAAGTCTCCATCAAAGAAGAGTAAGTCTCCACGAAAAGTGGAAAAGTTGGTGAATGGTTTTCCGGAATTTACTTTAGGTGAGGTTGTCAATGGTTCTAATGGGAAGGAACCTATAGTTGCTTAGTAGGTTATCCTAGTTTTGATTGTCTATGCTAGTAAGAATGTCTCTATGAGTCTTGTGGAAGTGCTTAGCTTtagcgtaccacaattgcgtgctcggcGTTTTAAGGTTAGGTAGATTAGATTGCCTGCAAGGTGAGGTATTTTTATGTGGCATAGACTACTCTGAGCAGAAATGTATTATTGGAGTAGTCTTCTGTACTATTCTTGATCTATGAACCGGGACATACTATTGGTATGTTTccattttataaaaaaaaaagtgttaggTGACATTTCTTTTATTGAGCATACATGCATTACGTACATAGATACATATAATACCTGAAAGGCATCTAATTAAGAATACTAGATATACGCACATGAATCCAACTTAAAGGAAAATACAtcaatacattaatgtaccgatacatcaagtagactaggttcaatacataggtagactagctcggtgccatgcatgtctacccatatactgagctagtctacctatgtattgaacctagtctacttaatgtatcggtacattaatgtactgtagacAATCCCCAACTTAAAAACCTAAATAGTCCTATGTATAGAAACTTTTCTTGATATAGCCAGGTTGAATGATGACCTTTTGCATGAAGACGCACAAAATTTAATCCAAGTAATTATCATCAAGACtaagaattaagaaaaagaagtaTACAGAAGGAGTGTAATCTTACAGCTTCTTGTGTATTGTCTTTGACATTGAGGAAGTTGGTAGAACTTTTCCCATTAGGTGGAAGGCGAAACTCATTCATCATCCAGTCGGTTTTGGTGCCTTTTCCTGCACTCCCTCGGTAGTACACTAACGATTTCTTGAGTCCGATGCATTCGAGAGGTTCCTTAGCTGAATAAATGGGTTTGTCAATGCCAGTGGCTTTCCAAAATCCAGATCCTGTGACTCTGTTAGGTCTTATGCTGTTCCTGTATTTTCTCCCTCTTCTGCAGAAGAAGTAGCACTCTTTGTCTCCCTCAGTGCTAACTTCTCCAGTGAAAAAAACCCCATCAgaacatcaaaaaaaaaaaaaaaaaaaaaaattaagtgtaAATGGGAAAAGGGTGTTATTGGCTAACATGCATCTTAATTGGTTGCATGAGTAATAAGGGTGATTAATGGTGTTTGAATGAATTAATATTGAAACTATATAAACCCTACTCGGCATGCCGTATACTTGATTTGACCTTATAACTAACTAACTAGTTAGGTCGTCTAGTTTGCCTATCTAGCTAGTGTGGGAATGCATGAAATTATGTTAAGGGTATATGGAAGTATAtgaagcaacacttttgaggatatgtttatataatatatagtcATGTATTGCATATAATGAAAGACTATTTTCATTCAGGCATTGAATGCACTCTGCAGATAAGAAAAGGTGAATCTCAGTTTAGCGATTCACAGATAAATTTGTCGTAGTTCATAgataaatttctatacatataTGTAGTGAAGTTTAAACTTTTGATATCGATCGATTTGCTTAAGATACTTCACTGAAACTGAAGAATAATAATTATTGTTAAAATCAAAATTAGCTTTGTCAAGTGATGATTCCTTCAAGGACCCCTGATTGGTCCCAGCCCTACTGTCCTTTTTTCCCATTAATTGCTTAATTTTTCTTTACAGTAAAAGTAATTGACCTACATAAAATTCCAATCAAAGCACTTCTCGGTTAttaaaaagccaaaaaaaaaaaaaagattgaaagCACTCAAACCCACCCTCCGAATCATatgtgaagatgatgatgaatatCTATCTGTTTTGCCAAAGAAACAGATCGATCTGTAGAACATATATATGATTATCTccttgctagctagctagctaactaGATGCATATACATGGCCAAGCTAGAGAACTAGTAAAACCTAGCTTTTCATGAGGACCTATTAGAAAACAACTACACATAACTGAACATATCATTAAGAATGAACTGATGAAGTTTAAAAGGTAATAGCTAGCTGATCGTTGTAACTACGTACTTGGAAGATCCCAGGGATCATATTTGTAGATATCAATCTGTCTGATGAGTTGATCCAATCTAGTAGAAacctttttcttctccaccTTAACCGGCAGATAAAACCCAACAAGTTCTTCATCGGTCGGATGAAACCGAAACCCTGGAAGCATCCCACCTGCTAAttcctcatcatcatccttgaaTTTAACCTTTGTCACCTCCATCTCTCGGTCTCTCTTTCACTATCTCTTTAGTGCTTCTTATCAGCGCATACTAGTAATATCGATCCTAGCTATTCTCAAAGTGGAAGCTTCTTATatagaagataaaaaagaatctTCAAGTCTTACCCacagaaacagaaaataaaagatatttaaagaaaagaatagtGCTATAATTATTTGGCGGTGGTTGCCTTGGTCAAGTCATAAGGGCTTCCTTCTGAAACCAATCAAAGAGGCTAGGTCTTGGACGAAGAACTAGTCTCTCTCGATCCATCGATCTCTAGCAGGTACGTTAAGTtctaaattaattaataagaggCAAAACTACAAGTCATATATATGCTGATTATCTGTGACTTGTGAAACAAAGTGAGCATTAGTTTTCTCCATTAATTAGGTCATGAAGGAGCAGTAGTCTTACAAAAGGTTAACCATGTATGGAAGGGAAAAAAACATGTGACTCAGGACTTTCTAAGTTGATCGATCATATAAAAGTCCACCTGTGTAGGCATCGCCCCTTGACTAATTAATTGGGAATTTTTCAACCGGAAGCTAGCTATCTTAATCGGTGAGGGACTTGGGGGAGGTAGTCGATCGAAAGCTACTGCTATATTTATCAAACCCTAGCTAACTAGCTGATTACATTTGAGTATTTCTTTTGCCCTCCTAAATAGACCAGGCCTTCCTATTTAAATCAGACACGTAATTAAGAAACTACACCTGATCGATCGAATTAGATCAATTGCGTATCAATGCTTCTGTTAATTTCTTTTAATAATTTCAAAGTAAAAACCAACTAAGGAGATTTAGATCCATCAATATATCCTGAACAGCGCGCGCTGCATGCATGATGCTGTTCTGTTTGATGTGTTGTATATATAGTTTAGTTAGTCGACATCGATCAATCTTCTCATAATTGCATTGGCAATGGCAAATTCGATTCGTATGAACAGAAGTGTGAATGCATAAACAAGAGCATCTCAAATTCTCATCCAAATAATGACGTACATTTTGATGGCCGGTCTTCAGCCGTACTAGCAAATCCACCTTTGTACCGTACGAACGTACATCTTTTAAATCCCATCTTGGAATGTAAGCAAATTCAAGATGGGTACACAAGGAGGAGAAAGACATACAATTCGAtcatcatgcatatatatagatTAGTACATACGCGTCTCCAACTCAAATTAATTAATTGCAACCAAAAGAGGGAGAGAACAAAATAGAGATCTATATGAATAAATGATTTTGTGTCTgtgaaaaactgaaaatatAGAGTATTgtcgaaaataaataaatatatatataagacttCCTCAAGATCAGCTTATAGAGTTCTAGGATTAACTAATAATACTACATATACTTTCTACCTGCATGGATATTAATAGTCTTCTTTCTGGAACCTTGGATATATAGGAATTGTCCTAGTTTTCACATTAACCTTCCTCAGTAATCGACATACTTATATGTACATATGCATCTCCCAAATTCTCACTCATTAATTAAATAACTTTCAGTCTTAATAAGAAAAGTACTGCATGAGCTATATCTATCGACCACCACAGTTTGTTAAACATTTTCCTTTCACAATTTTCCTCCTCATAGTACGTACCACTTTACACCAGCATGGAAATTGTCTTGTTACTAGAAACTATTGGAATTCCACATTTACCTTCGGCCTTCCTCATGAATCAAGTTACTTAATGAATGTGGTCCGCACACCATAGACAATTTGTACCCATTTAATTTGACAGATAGAGACACAGACGACATATTAGAGACGGTTGCTGTAGAATCCAATAGTACTTTCAAATAGACAAATTCACATTTCCAAGTCAACCATACAAACGTCAGCAATTTAATTCATATTTAAACAGAGACCATGAATAAAAAGTCCAAGTCCTATCGAGTTTGATGCAAAGAGTCAGGTCTGTAGAGAAGGTTCTTTTCCCAGACAAACCT is a window from the Rosa chinensis cultivar Old Blush chromosome 2, RchiOBHm-V2, whole genome shotgun sequence genome containing:
- the LOC112185939 gene encoding transcription factor JUNGBRUNNEN 1 gives rise to the protein MEVTKVKFKDDDEELAGGMLPGFRFHPTDEELVGFYLPVKVEKKKVSTRLDQLIRQIDIYKYDPWDLPISTEGDKECYFFCRRGRKYRNSIRPNRVTGSGFWKATGIDKPIYSAKEPLECIGLKKSLVYYRGSAGKGTKTDWMMNEFRLPPNGKSSTNFLNVKDNTQEAEVWTLCRIFKRIPSYKKYTPNWKEEATSTKQNPNTTDSNSKTCSLESENCSTHDPYSSLEDSVVIQHINERKPVVEQVHRGETNYHWFSGRQLGPLADEHHHEVHSFATSYNSSSFMRNELSLDQSETDNFFTDGSCWDELRPVVQLAMDSSTKFMTV